In Candidatus Neomarinimicrobiota bacterium, one DNA window encodes the following:
- a CDS encoding dCMP deaminase family protein, with protein sequence MSKNRTSWDSYFMKIAEDVSTRSTCDRKYVGAVIVRDKMILSTGYNGSIRGLPHCDEVGHEMENGHCVRTVHAEANAIVQAARNGVRIGESDIYVTASPCYNCFKLIANAGIKRIFYGELYRDERIKTHAKEAGIELIHLS encoded by the coding sequence ATGTCTAAGAACAGAACCTCGTGGGACAGTTATTTTATGAAAATTGCTGAGGATGTTTCCACGCGCTCGACTTGTGATCGAAAATATGTTGGTGCTGTGATCGTACGGGACAAAATGATTTTATCCACGGGCTACAATGGATCTATTCGGGGTTTGCCTCATTGTGATGAGGTGGGCCATGAAATGGAGAATGGACATTGTGTCCGAACTGTTCACGCCGAGGCGAATGCCATTGTTCAAGCTGCTCGCAATGGTGTCAGAATAGGTGAATCGGATATCTATGTAACGGCCAGTCCTTGTTATAACTGTTTCAAGCTGATTGCCAATGCGGGGATCAAGCGCATTTTTTATGGTGAGTTATACAGGGATGAACGGATTAAAACCCACGCAAAAGAAGCCGGGATAGAGTTAATCCATCTTTCCTGA
- a CDS encoding asparaginase, which produces MSSLITQIDRSGRVESFHVGYGVITDANGQIVRSYGNPQYATYVRSSAKPIQAMAVLRSDAYRDLKLTPDELAVICSSHSGETVHLERVVQIFSKAGLSPDLLACGIHPPIDKKSAQQLVADGVEPWEIHNNCSGKHAGMLATCAQLGFDPEHYLAPDHPVQQYIYQIVKEYTSEASIHRGVDGCSAPVFYLPLSKIARAFARISVRETEECQQIFNAMTTYPHLVGGNGRFDTLLMQSFPGRIISKGGAEAVSAAGFTMPNGEVYGLAVKVLDGNYRAIGQMVLKMLDDISFLGEPLPEKLDKWWNPQLKNHANHVVGTTRTLINDQ; this is translated from the coding sequence ATGAGTTCTTTGATCACTCAGATTGACCGCTCCGGTCGCGTGGAAAGTTTTCACGTGGGGTATGGTGTGATCACCGATGCCAATGGTCAGATCGTTAGATCCTATGGTAATCCTCAATATGCCACGTATGTGCGATCATCAGCAAAGCCGATTCAGGCCATGGCTGTTTTGCGATCCGATGCTTATCGAGATCTTAAACTTACCCCTGATGAACTAGCAGTTATTTGTTCATCTCATAGTGGTGAGACTGTTCATCTTGAAAGGGTGGTTCAGATTTTCTCGAAGGCAGGACTGAGTCCTGATCTTTTAGCCTGTGGTATCCACCCACCCATAGATAAGAAAAGTGCCCAACAGTTAGTTGCCGATGGAGTCGAACCCTGGGAGATCCATAATAATTGTTCCGGTAAACATGCCGGCATGCTGGCTACCTGTGCTCAATTGGGCTTTGATCCTGAGCATTACCTCGCTCCTGATCATCCGGTTCAACAATACATCTACCAAATAGTCAAGGAATATACTTCTGAAGCGTCCATTCATCGTGGTGTTGATGGGTGTTCAGCCCCTGTTTTTTATTTGCCGCTTTCCAAAATTGCCAGGGCTTTTGCCCGGATCAGTGTTCGAGAGACGGAAGAGTGTCAACAGATCTTCAATGCCATGACCACATACCCTCACTTGGTGGGAGGTAATGGTCGTTTTGATACCTTGCTGATGCAAAGTTTTCCTGGTCGGATCATTTCCAAAGGGGGTGCTGAGGCAGTTTCTGCTGCCGGATTCACCATGCCTAATGGTGAAGTATACGGCTTAGCTGTCAAGGTGTTGGATGGCAATTATCGGGCGATCGGCCAAATGGTTCTGAAGATGTTGGACGACATCAGCTTCCTGGGAGAACCGCTTCCTGAAAAATTGGATAAATGGTGGAACCCGCAGTTGAAAAATCATGCAAATCATGTTGTTGGTACTACCCGCACGCTGATCAATGACCAATAA
- a CDS encoding pyridoxine 5'-phosphate synthase, translating into MAQMELNLDAFLEAGQQLKLEGLNLPGIVTIAGLSGVDGFSLSYDGRSQSFSEKDLELAIASAVNIRFALRIAPRAELLQLALNLPVKQVTFVADNLFDDYGADLETFIPQLKDAGKLISFRLEPDIGLLKKAYRMSADLVELDVFHYSKNKSATGQVEAQEQVALMSRTAEKNGIGVAVNGGITYQNVMPLVSIEAVENVITGRTIFGRSVFVGLETAIRDFKALVA; encoded by the coding sequence ATGGCTCAAATGGAACTTAATCTGGATGCCTTTTTAGAGGCTGGTCAGCAACTTAAACTGGAGGGCTTAAACTTACCTGGTATTGTCACAATAGCCGGGTTGTCAGGGGTGGATGGTTTCAGCCTTAGTTATGATGGTCGCTCACAATCATTTTCAGAAAAAGATCTGGAACTGGCAATTGCTTCTGCCGTGAATATCCGTTTTGCCCTGAGGATTGCCCCAAGGGCTGAGTTGTTGCAATTAGCTTTAAATCTGCCAGTGAAACAGGTCACTTTTGTAGCGGACAATCTATTTGATGATTATGGCGCGGATCTGGAAACGTTCATTCCGCAGCTAAAAGATGCTGGAAAATTGATCTCTTTCCGATTAGAGCCAGATATCGGCCTGCTTAAGAAGGCGTATCGTATGAGTGCTGATCTGGTAGAACTGGATGTGTTTCATTACTCAAAGAATAAAAGCGCCACCGGTCAGGTGGAAGCCCAGGAACAAGTCGCCCTCATGTCTCGTACTGCCGAGAAGAACGGTATTGGGGTGGCGGTCAATGGTGGTATTACCTACCAGAATGTGATGCCCCTGGTGAGTATCGAAGCAGTAGAAAATGTGATCACAGGCCGGACTATTTTTGGGCGCTCGGTCTTTGTGGGACTGGAGACGGCTATTCGCGATTTCAAAGCCCTGGTTGCATGA
- a CDS encoding divergent polysaccharide deacetylase family protein, with amino-acid sequence MRYTYYKDPLKPTKSSGNIIKILLLASILIVVVVWVVMWNTTNTYQPELMSEQAFYEGYFTLNTRLDQTLARRFPSLEYVDGRLSDDGIATRTFMIKGAKQIRPSDVKKLLENTLGGFGFQVQQTAETNDHWEFQVGSDSTIWAIYYFEYPAEQTNTVSILPADIANVSKRPKLAVIIDDFGYSMNETISGFIALQETFTAAVIPGRPYSTQVDERLNSRKIQTLIHMPMITITNSTSEPDYALSDDLSDGEIQRRLKKARKEIPKATGMNNHQGSGGTQSRKVMTGVTDFLTERNMFFIDSRTIAASIAESVAREHKVPTNSRDVFLDEVDDPAAIAGELFRLARIAKERGEAIGIGHCRPNTLATMKKYLPALAKAGFELVPASRLAR; translated from the coding sequence ATGAGATATACTTATTATAAAGACCCCCTGAAGCCCACCAAGAGTAGTGGTAATATTATTAAGATCCTGCTTTTGGCCTCGATCCTGATTGTGGTCGTGGTCTGGGTGGTCATGTGGAATACGACCAATACTTACCAACCGGAGCTCATGTCTGAGCAAGCTTTCTATGAAGGTTATTTTACGCTGAATACACGACTGGACCAAACTCTGGCCAGACGATTCCCAAGCTTGGAATATGTTGATGGACGACTTAGTGATGATGGGATTGCAACGCGCACATTCATGATTAAAGGCGCGAAACAGATTCGTCCGTCTGATGTTAAGAAATTACTGGAAAATACACTGGGCGGTTTTGGCTTTCAAGTGCAGCAAACTGCTGAAACCAACGATCACTGGGAATTCCAGGTGGGTAGTGATTCTACGATCTGGGCTATCTATTATTTTGAATATCCAGCAGAGCAGACGAATACGGTATCGATCCTTCCGGCAGATATCGCCAACGTGAGCAAACGACCAAAACTGGCTGTGATCATTGATGATTTCGGGTATTCAATGAATGAGACCATCAGTGGCTTTATAGCTTTGCAGGAAACGTTTACAGCGGCAGTTATTCCAGGGAGACCCTATTCCACACAAGTGGATGAACGTCTGAACTCTCGCAAGATCCAAACGCTGATCCACATGCCCATGATTACCATCACCAACTCGACCAGTGAACCGGATTACGCCTTATCTGACGATTTGAGTGACGGTGAAATTCAACGCCGTTTGAAAAAAGCCCGTAAAGAAATTCCCAAGGCAACCGGGATGAATAATCACCAAGGGAGTGGTGGCACTCAAAGTCGCAAGGTTATGACGGGAGTCACGGATTTCTTAACTGAGCGAAACATGTTTTTTATTGATAGTCGAACCATTGCGGCCTCTATTGCAGAGTCTGTTGCCCGGGAGCATAAAGTCCCCACCAATAGTCGAGATGTTTTCCTGGATGAAGTGGATGACCCTGCAGCAATTGCCGGTGAGCTATTTCGCTTGGCTCGTATCGCTAAGGAGCGGGGGGAGGCCATCGGGATCGGACATTGCAGACCGAATACTCTGGCAACGATGAAAAAGTATTTACCAGCATTGGCTAAAGCGGGCTTCGAACTAGTACCAGCTTCAAGATTAGCTCGCTGA